The Microbacterium schleiferi genome contains the following window.
GTGTGTGCGTCACTGACCCACCTCCTTCGGACTAGAACGGCTGTCGGGCATTTCCCGGCAGCAGGAGGGTGTGTGCACGTGTCCTCGCGAGCTTCCGGGTCGGAAGTCGCACAGGACAACCTTCACAGTGTATCGGATGCGGCATCCGGCGCCCAACAGCGGGTTTCGTCGCCGATCGCCCGCCGCCCGGTCAGCTGCGCGGTTGCGGCGCTCGACCGGAAATTCGTCTGATGAGGTGGCGAACGGGGCGCGCCAGGAAGAGGCCGAACAACCAGAAGTAACCGACCTGGGGGAACAGGAGCATGAGCACCATCGCCGTCGCGAACAGGATCGTCAGGATGATCCCCACCGTGATGCCCTCGCGAAGGCGCTCGGGCTTCTCGTTGTGGAGGCGCGGATGGCGTAGCACGTAGACCCGCGTGAGCGTGAGGACGAGGCTCGTCAGGGTCAGCGATCCGACATAGAGCACGGTCTGGATGGGGTCGGGTTCGAAAGTTCCCGTGATCGCCGTCGCGACCGGCAGCCACACGATGGTGAGCATCCACAGCACCGTGAGCCAGATGAGGCGCTCATCGACGCGTTCGACGCGGGCGAAGATCCGGTGGTGACTGAGCCAGAACTCCGCGATGAGCACGAAGCTCAGAAGGAACGTCAACAGGTTCGGCCATTCCGCCACGATCCACGCACCGGCAGTAGGCTGCTCCGCACTGCTGACGCTGTCCATCAGGGGCAGGATCAGCAGCGTCATGGCGATGGCAACGACCGCGTCGGTGAACGCCTTGAGACGTTCGGCGGACGGCAGCTCGTCATCCACAGCCTTCCCGGCATCCTCGCGCTGCGGTTCGGTCATGGCGACAACCTACCGGGAGCCAGGTCGTGGCGTTCGATACCCTCGGCAGAACGACCGATCCGGGGGATGTCGATGAACAGGTACAACGAAGACGCGCTTCTGGGTGAAGCGTCAACGATTCTCGGAAACGACGAGGTCGTGATCGCCGCGGGCTATTTCAGCCTCGGAGAGCTCACGGTGGCTGCCGCGCGCAGAGGCGGTGACGCCATGATGGATACGTCGATCTTCCTGAGCGACAATCTCATCGTTGATGCCGTAGGCGCCGTCATCGGCATGGCAATGGGCGCCAAGAAGGCCGCGAAGGCGGCGGGTGCGACCCCCGAGGTCATCGTTGCGATCACCGCCGACCACATTCATGTCCTCAACCGCGATACGGGGGGCGAGCTCAGATCCGAGTACGCGAGCTTCCCGCGCGCCGCCACCCAATTCGTCGTCAGCAAGACCGGATCATTCGTTGCATTCACCCTGAAGGATCCGGAATCGAACACGTTCGTGCGGCTCCACGGGAGCCTGTCACGACTCTCTCCGGCATCCACCGGTGACCGTTTGGTGCTCGACCTCCTTGCGGCCAACGAGCACGAGGACCACTGACCGCACGCGAGTTCAGCTGAGCCCGAAGTACTCGAGTTCGGCGTCGTTCAGCATCCGGGATCGGATGATGAAGCGCTTGCCGGTGGGACTTTCGACGCTGAACCCCGCGCCGCGGCCGGGCACCACGTCCACCGTGAGGTGCGTGTACTTCCAGTACTCGAACTGAGACTCCGACATGAAGAACTCGATCGGATCGATTCCCTCGACCTCGAGCGTGCCGAGTTTCACGTCGCTCGGCCCGGTCATGAACATCCCGACCGGGTAGCACATGGGGGCGCTGCCGTCGCAGCATCCGC
Protein-coding sequences here:
- a CDS encoding TMEM175 family protein, which codes for MTEPQREDAGKAVDDELPSAERLKAFTDAVVAIAMTLLILPLMDSVSSAEQPTAGAWIVAEWPNLLTFLLSFVLIAEFWLSHHRIFARVERVDERLIWLTVLWMLTIVWLPVATAITGTFEPDPIQTVLYVGSLTLTSLVLTLTRVYVLRHPRLHNEKPERLREGITVGIILTILFATAMVLMLLFPQVGYFWLFGLFLARPVRHLIRRISGRAPQPRS
- a CDS encoding DUF779 domain-containing protein, with translation MVSVGTYGRVAVTEDAAALLRELAGQHGPLMFHQSGGCCDGSAPMCYPVGMFMTGPSDVKLGTLEVEGIDPIEFFMSESQFEYWKYTHLTVDVVPGRGAGFSVESPTGKRFIIRSRMLNDAELEYFGLS